The Niallia alba genome includes a window with the following:
- a CDS encoding glycoside hydrolase family 30 protein codes for MKINLSTTTYEENKPVTNDTIAEFTKDNNVEMKVVNIYPEIEYQTFDGFGGAITEAAGYTYSKMSESSQQKLVDAYFGENGNRYNLIRTHIDSCDFSVGQYEAMSNPEDKEFQSFSLARDEEYILPLLKKVTEVSAKPFDLMLSPWSPPSFMKTNEERVKGGKLKPEFRQFWADYICHYIKEYQLKGFPVKMLTIQNEPNARQSWDSCLYTDIEEKEFLRDYLYPTLQKNNLSEIEVLIWDHNKERMYERAAAIIDNQTDNMIAGVAFHWYTGDHFDAIGLVREKFPNKKLIFTEGCVEYSRFNTAGQLQKAQMYAHDMIGNINAGMNAFIDWNIILDRQGGPNHVGNYCDAPIMCDTENDQMMKNLSYTYIGHFSRYIEPGAKRIAATKYTDKLELVAMKNPNNQIVLVLLNRFEEDLPVALRMNGEVSQFSIAANSIVTAILA; via the coding sequence ATGAAGATTAACTTATCTACAACTACTTATGAAGAAAACAAACCGGTAACAAATGATACCATAGCTGAATTTACAAAAGATAATAATGTAGAAATGAAAGTAGTGAATATATATCCAGAAATAGAGTACCAAACATTTGATGGATTTGGTGGTGCGATTACCGAGGCTGCTGGCTATACGTATTCGAAAATGAGTGAGAGTTCACAACAGAAGTTAGTAGACGCCTATTTTGGAGAAAACGGCAATCGCTACAATCTGATTCGAACACATATTGACAGCTGTGATTTTTCTGTCGGTCAATATGAGGCAATGAGTAATCCAGAGGATAAGGAATTCCAGTCTTTTTCCCTAGCTAGAGACGAAGAATATATTTTGCCTTTATTGAAAAAAGTGACGGAAGTTTCTGCTAAGCCGTTTGATTTAATGCTATCTCCCTGGTCTCCGCCATCTTTTATGAAAACGAACGAGGAAAGAGTAAAAGGTGGTAAATTGAAACCAGAGTTTCGCCAATTTTGGGCCGATTATATCTGCCACTACATAAAGGAATACCAATTGAAAGGTTTCCCTGTAAAAATGCTAACGATCCAAAATGAACCCAATGCTAGACAATCATGGGATTCTTGTTTATATACAGATATCGAAGAAAAAGAATTTCTTAGAGACTATCTATATCCTACTCTGCAAAAAAATAATTTAAGTGAGATAGAAGTGTTGATCTGGGACCATAATAAAGAAAGAATGTATGAAAGAGCTGCTGCGATAATTGATAATCAAACGGACAATATGATTGCTGGCGTAGCTTTCCATTGGTATACAGGTGACCACTTTGACGCCATTGGTCTAGTACGTGAGAAGTTCCCAAATAAAAAATTAATTTTTACAGAAGGCTGTGTCGAATACAGCAGATTTAACACTGCAGGCCAATTACAAAAAGCACAAATGTATGCACATGACATGATTGGTAATATAAATGCTGGGATGAATGCCTTTATTGACTGGAATATCATTCTAGACAGACAGGGAGGTCCAAATCATGTTGGGAATTATTGTGATGCTCCGATTATGTGTGACACAGAGAATGATCAAATGATGAAAAATCTTTCTTATACATATATAGGTCATTTCAGCCGATATATCGAACCTGGAGCAAAAAGAATAGCTGCTACTAAATATACAGATAAGTTAGAGCTTGTTGCGATGAAGAATCCTAATAATCAAATTGTTCTCGTACTGCTTAATCGATTCGAAGAAGATTTGCCGGTTGCTTTGCGAATGAATGGAGAAGTTAGTCAATTTTCTATAGCAGCCAATTCGATTGTTACCGCTATACTAGCTTAA
- a CDS encoding YesL family protein, whose protein sequence is METKSIVTRLFIVSEWITRIAFLNLIWLLFNLPIFYLSFHLFVSTLSQQLLAIVSLIAVLSPLLLFPSTTALFGVARKWVQGELGVKLLPSFWKLYKENYLRSLLGGIAFTIVWLFLILDFYYFSTIKSPIYYLFLVVALFMVVITINFFSLSVHYEGTLFQTMKNAFLLTLGRPVHTLGIAFISIACFYISFNLLPFLLFLGFGSLCAYGSFFIFHRGVTPAA, encoded by the coding sequence ATGGAGACAAAAAGTATAGTTACTCGTCTGTTTATTGTTTCAGAATGGATTACAAGAATTGCTTTTTTAAATCTTATTTGGCTGCTATTTAATCTTCCTATTTTTTATTTATCCTTTCATTTATTTGTTAGTACTCTGTCACAACAATTGCTCGCTATTGTCTCACTTATAGCTGTCTTATCACCATTACTCCTTTTTCCATCTACCACTGCCCTCTTTGGTGTAGCACGAAAATGGGTGCAAGGGGAACTAGGAGTAAAATTGCTTCCTTCTTTTTGGAAATTATATAAAGAGAATTATTTACGTAGTTTATTAGGCGGCATTGCTTTCACTATTGTTTGGCTATTTCTGATATTGGACTTTTACTACTTCTCCACTATAAAGTCACCTATTTATTATCTATTTTTAGTTGTAGCCCTATTTATGGTAGTTATTACGATTAACTTTTTCTCACTCTCTGTACATTACGAGGGAACACTTTTTCAGACAATGAAAAATGCCTTCTTACTAACATTGGGACGTCCCGTTCATACACTCGGTATTGCATTTATTAGTATCGCCTGTTTTTATATAAGCTTTAACCTTTTACCTTTTTTACTATTCTTAGGATTTGGATCCCTTTGTGCCTACGGATCTTTCTTCATCTTTCATCGTGGGGTAACTCCAGCTGCGTAG